One Solanum lycopersicum chromosome 4, SLM_r2.1 DNA window includes the following coding sequences:
- the LOC101266623 gene encoding receptor kinase-like protein Xa21, which yields MMKKENILLLILLFVIQFSVSLSFSNETDQQALLAFQNLITSPNHFLVNNWTKDTSFCSWFGVTCSPKRQRVVALTLADLQLQGTISPSLANLSFLTVLNLHNNGIRGGIPYGLGHLPRLRVIDIQNNQLNGSIPTSLFQNRRVEEISLAFNELSGEMWRGPWYVPQLRVLNLRNNSLTGMIPPSVGNATKMMNFSLNGNRVSGNIPKEVGNLSQLAFLSLVDNQLTGSIPASLFNISSLLGVSLTFNSLSGPLLLDEGNIESNLYFLSIYRNQISGRIPSNICQLTQLKVLSMSYNNIIGDIPRNIDCLSKLETFFIGDNLIKGTIPASLGNISTLQYLECIDNWMEGKIPTEFGKLSYLRELNFARNFNLMGEIPEAIFNLSSLEVISLNLNNLSGRIPASTGLHLPNLKYFNLGVNQLEGEIPWFITNASKLQVLELNDNSITGTIPNNLGNLRELRELLLQGNQLTNEPRERELRFFDSLADCRMLRYLSVGNNPLSGVLPNSIGNLSSTLEDFFIGNAHINGLIPTSIGNITGLTSLSLSTNNLTGSIPSDVGRLKQLQGLSLSINKLHGHIPEAVCHLSNLVQLFLHVNELSGLIPECFGNLSMLQHLYLDSNKFSSKFPLTLWKMSGLLYLDVSQNSIEGEVPQDIGGLKAIVELHLYSNHFSGMIPTRLGELQILQYLDLSNNSFFGRIPSSFANLINLEFLNLSLNALSGTIPQSLEKLSYLKSINVSFNDLEGEIPSGGVFANSTLQSFLGNKGLCGMHILNIPACAITNPGKQSKVKEVVIKIVTPVIIASFMILLFVSIWIMKRHKKGKSKDVEKVPEIETHQLVSYHEIRRATNNFDESNLIGEGSSGSVYKGTLSCGTAVAIKVLDLENEQVCKRFDTECEVMRNVRHRNLVPVITTCSSDYIRAFVLQFMPNGSLENWLYNEDRHLNLHQRVIVMLDAAMAIEYLHHGHVAPIVHCDLKPANVLLDEDMVAHVGDFGISKILAISKSVAHTETLGTLGYIAPEYGSKGIVSASGDVYSYGIMLMEILTKRRPTDEEICNGNLDLRKWITQSLSGSMMEVVDANLFSEEEQITSKSEMCIASMIELALDCTKETPESRITMKDVVKRLTKINNTFLGT from the exons atgatgaagaaggagaacATTCTCTTATTGATTCTTCTCTTTGTAATTCAATTTTCTGTATCACTTTCTTTCTCAAATGAGACTGACCAACAAGCTCTACTAgcttttcaaaatcttattacAAGTCCTAATCATTTTTTGGTCAATAATTGGACCAAAGATACTTCTTTTTGCTCTTGGTTTGGTGTCACTTGTAGTCCAAAAAGGCAACGGGTTGTGGCCTTGACACTTGCTGATTTGCAACTTCAAGGCACAATTTCCCCGTCTTTGGCCAATCTGTCCTTCCTCACTGTTCTCAATCTCCACAACAACGGCATCCGCGGTGGCATCCCTTACGGACTTGGCCACTTGCCTCGCTTGCGAGTTATCGATATTCAAAACAATCAGCTCAACGGAAGTATACCAACAAGTCTATTTCAGAACCGGAGAGTTGAAGAAATTTCATTGGCTTTCAATGAACTCAGTGGCGAAATGTGGAGAGGGCCATGGTATGTGCCCCAACTCAGAGTCTTAAATCTCAGGAACAATAGCCTCACCGGTATGATCCCTCCTTCTGTTGGAAATGCCACAAAAATGATGAACTTCAGTTTGAATGGGAATAGAGTCAGCGGCAACATTCCAAAGGAGGTCGGTAATCTGAGCCAGCTTGCATTTTTATCCTTGGTCGATAACCAATTAACAGGTTCCATTCCCGCGTCACTGTTTAATATCTCGTCACTACTTGGCGTCTCTCTGACATTCAATAGCCTTTCTGGTCCGCTGTTGCTAGACGAAGGCAATATTGAGTCGAATCTCTACTTTCTAAGCATATATAGAAACCAAATTTCTGGTCGCATTCCTTCCAACATATGCCAACTCACGCAGCTCAAAGTTTTGTCCATGTCTTACAACAACATAATTGGAGACATACCCAGAAATATTGATTGTTTATCCAAACTCGAAACGTTTTTTATTGGTGATAATCTAATAAAAGGGACTATTCCCGCTTCATTGGGAAATATTTCCACTCTGCAATATCTTGAGTGTATCGACAATTGGATGGAGGGGAAAATTCCTACGGAATTTGGGAAGCTATCATATTTGAGGGAATTAAACTTTGCCCGTAATTTTAATCTAATGGGTGAAATTCCAGAGGCTATTTTCAACCTATCTTCTTTGGAAGTGATCTCTTTAAATTTGAACAACCTGTCGGGTAGAATTCCAGCTTCTACAGGTCTTCATCTTCCGAACCTTAAATACTTTAACTTGGGAGTCAATCAGCTGGAAGGGGAAATTCCATGGTTCATAACAAATGCTTCCAAGCTTCAGGTATTGGAACTAAATGATAACTCTATCACAGGAACTATTCCTAACAATTTGGGGAACCTTCGTGAGCTGCGAGAACTGCTCCTACAAGGTAATCAACTTACCAATGAACCAAGAGAGCGTGAGTTGAGATTCTTTGATTCTTTGGCCGATTGTAGGATGTTGCGATATCTGTCAGTGGGTAACAATCCGTTGAGTGGCGTTCTTCCCAATTCTATTGGGAATCTTTCATCTACTCTTGAAGACTTTTTTATAGGAAATGCACACATCAATGGCCTCATCCCCACAAGTATAGGCAACATAACCGGTCTTACATCCCTAAGTCTTAGCACAAACAACTTGACAGGGAGTATTCCTTCTGATGTTGGTAGGCTTAAACAACTCCAAGGGCTGTCTCTATCTATCAATAAATTGCACGGACATATTCCAGAGGCGGTATGCCACTTATCGAATTTGGTTCAATTATTTCTGCATGTTAATGAGCTCTCTGGATTAATTCCAGAATGCTTCGGAAATCTTAGCATGCTACAACATCTTTATTTGGATTCtaataaattttcatcaaaatttcctTTGACCCTTTGGAAGATGAGTGGTCTTCTCTATCTAGACGTGTCACAAAATTCGATTGAGGGAGAAGTTCCTCAGGATATTGGAGGACTGAAAGCCATTGTAGAACTACATCTTTACAGTAACCACTTTTCAGGAATGATACCAACCAGATTGGGGGAACTCCAAATCCTGCAGTATCTTGACCTATCGAACAATTCATTTTTTGGACGAATTCCATCATCATTTGCCAACTTGATAAACTTGGAGTTCTTGAATTTGTCTTTAAATGCATTGTCAGGTACTATTCCTCAGTCTTTGGAAAAACTCTCATACCTTAAAAGCATTAATGTTTCATTCAATGATTTAGAAGGTGAAATACCCAGTGGTGGTGTGTTCGCAAATTCCACTCTGCAATCATTTCTTGGGAACAAAGGTCTTTGTGGAATGCACATATTGAACATTCCTGCTTGTGCTATCACGAATCCTGGAAAACAATCAAAGGTTAAGGAGGTTGTAATAAAAATTGTTACACCAGTGATTATTGCATCCTTTATGATACTCTTGTTCGTTTCAATTTGGATAATGAAACGACACAAGAAAGGGAAGTCCAAAGATGTGGAGAAGGTACCGGAGATCGAGACTCATCAATTAGTTTCTTATCATGAGATTCGACGAGCAacaaataattttgatgaatccaATTTAATAGGTGAGGGAAGCTCTGGCTCTGTGTACAAAGGCACATTATCTTGTGGAACTGCAGTGGCCATAAAGGTTCTCGATTTGGAAAATGAGCAAGTATGCAAGAGGTTTGATACCGAATGTGAAGTGATGAGAAATGTTAGACACAGAAATCTTGTTCCAGTGATCACTACATGTTCCAGCGACTATATAAGAGCCTTTGTTCTGCAATTTATGCCCAATGGAAGTCTTGAGAATTGGCTGTACAATGAAGATCGTCACTTGAACCTTCATCAAAGAGTCATTGTAATGCTTGATGCAGCTATGGCAATTGAATATCTACATCATGGTCATGTCGCTCCAATAGTTCATTGTGACTTAAAGCCAGCCAACGTTCTTTTGGATGAAGATATGGTGGCTCATGTTGGTGATTTTGGAATCTCTAAAATTTTAGCTATCAGCAAGTCCGTCGCACATACAGAGACATTGGGCACTCTTGGATACATTGCACCAG AATATGGCTCGAAGGGAATAGTGTCTGCTAGTGGTGATGTTTATAGCTACGGCATCATGTTGATGGAGATTTTGACGAAAAGAAGGCCAACAGATGAAGAGATATGCAATGGAAATCTTGACTTGAGGAAATGGATCACACAATCATTGTCTGGGAGTATGATGGAAGTTGTGGATGCAAATCTCTTTTCCGAGGAAGAACAAATCACTAGTAAAAGTGAAATGTGCATAGCGTCCATGATAGAATTGGCTTTAGATTGCACAAAGGAAACGCCAGAATCAAGAATAACAATGAAGGATGTAGTCAAGAGGCTTACTAAAATCAACAACACATTTTTGGGAACATAG